A genome region from Cervus canadensis isolate Bull #8, Minnesota chromosome 10, ASM1932006v1, whole genome shotgun sequence includes the following:
- the ZEB1 gene encoding zinc finger E-box-binding homeobox 1 isoform X6 produces MADGPRCKRRKQANPRRNNVTNYNTVVETNSDSDDEDKLHIVEEESITDAADCEGGVPDDDLPSDQTVLPGSSAREGSAKSCWEDDGKEGQEILGPEARADEVGCAGTPDAFSQLLTCPYCDRGYKRFTSLKEHIKYRHEKNEDNFSCSLCSYTFAYRTQLERHMTSHKSGREQRHVTQSGGNRKFKCTECGKAFKYKHHLKEHLRIHSGEKPYECPNCKKRFSHSGSYSSHISSKKCISLMPVNGRPRTGLKTSQCSSPSLSASPGSPTRPQMRQKIENKPLQEQLPVNQIKTEPVDYEFKPIVVASGINCSAPLQNGVFSGGGPLQATSSPQGVVQAVVLPTVGLVSPISINLSDIQNVLKVAVDGNVIRQVLENNQANLASKEQETINASSIQQGGHSVISAISLPLVDQDGTTKIIINYSLEQPSQLQVVPQNLKKETPVPTNNCKSEKLPEDLTVKSEKDKSFEGGGNDSTCLLCDDCPGDINALPELKHYDLKQPAQPPPPPTPEAAKPEASAPSGSGDGSLSPSQPPLKNLLSLLKAYYALNAQPSAEELSKIADSVNLPLDVVKKWFEKMQAGQISVQSSEPSSPEPGKANTPAKSDDQPQAADADEAQDSTGNRQSPLKRASSPVLPGGSAVNGSRSSASSPSPLNLSSSRSAQGYSYPTEGAQEEPQVEPLDLSLPKQQGELLERPTITSVYQNSVYSVQEEPLNLSCAKKEPQKDSCVTDSEPVVNVIPPSANPINIAIPTVTAQLPTIVAIADQNSVPCLRALAANKQTILIPQVAYTYSTAVSPAVQETPLKVIQPNGNQDERQDTSSEGVSNVEDQNDSDSTPPKKKMRKTENGMYACDLCDKIFQKSSSLLRHKYEHTGKRPHECGICKKAFKHKHHLIEHMRLHSGEKPYQCDKCGKRFSHSGSYSQHMNHRYSYCKREAEEREPPEPGAAGPGVPPEQHAGQGDSDERESSTREEDEDSDKEEEEEEEERELEELEEEKGSGAARGPEEVEEEVEDGEEEMDDEEDEDEEAEDEGERAETEGVGQGVGAGSQAHSLEHKVSEGSEQVSEEKTNEA; encoded by the exons GAACACCAGATGCATTTTCCCAGTTGCTCACCTGTCCGTATTGTGACAGAGGATATAAACGCTTTACCTCTCTGAAAGAACACATTAAGTATCGCCACGAGAAGAATGAAGACAACTTCAGCTGCTCCCTGTGCAGCTACACGTTTGCATACAGAACCCAGCTCGAGCGCCACATGACCTCCCACAAATCAGGACGAGAGCAG AGACATGTGACGCAGTCTGGGGGTAATCGTAAATTCAAGTGCACTGAATGTGGAAAAGCTTTCAAATACAAACACCATCTAAAAGAGCACTTAAGAATCCACAGtg gagAGAAGCCATATGAATGCCCAAACTGCAAGAAACGTTTTTCCCATTCTGGTTCCTACAGCTCACACATAAGCAGTAAGAAATGTATCAGCCTGATGCCTGTGAACGGGCGGCCAAGAACAGGGCTCAAGACCTCGCAGTGTTCCTCACCCTCCCTCTCGGCCTCTCCAGGCAGTCCCACGCGACCACAGATGCGGCAGAAGATAGAGAACAAGCCCCTTCAAGAGCAACTTCCCGTAAACCAGATTAAAACTGAACCTGTGGATTATGAGTTCAAACCCATAGTGGTTGCTTCAGGAATCAACTGTTCAGCCCCTCTACAGAACGGGGTTTTCAGTGGTGGTGGCCCCTTACAGGCAACCAGTTCTCCTCAGGGTGTGGTGCAGGCCGTTGTTCTGCCAACGGTGGGTTTGGTGTCCCCCATCAGCATCAATTTAAGTGATATTCAGAATGTACTTAAAGTGGCGGTAGATGGTAATGTCATCAGGCAAGTTTTGGAGAATAATCAAGCCAATCTTGCATCCAAAGAACAAGAAACAATCAATGCTTCATCCATCCAGCAAGGCGGCCATTCTGTTATTTCAGCCATCAGTCTTCCTCTGGTTGATCAAGATGGAACAACCAAAATCATCATTAACTACAGTCTTGAACAACCTAGCCAACTTCAAGTTGTTCCtcagaatttgaaaaaagaaacccCAGTCCCTACCAACAATTGCAAAAGTGAAAAGTTACCAGAAGATCTTACTGTTAAGTCTGAGAAGGACAAAAGCTTTGAAGGGGGAGGGAATGACAGCACTTGCCTCCTGTGTGACGACTGTCCCGGGGACATCAATGCACTTCCAGAGCTAAAGCACTATGACCTGAAGCAGCCCGCCCagccccctccgccccccaccccagaagcTGCCAAGCCCGAGGCCTCCGCTCCATCGGGGTCCGGAGATGGCAGTTTGTCTCCCAGTCAGCCACCTTTAAAGAACCTCTTGTCTCTTCTGAAAGCATATTATGCTTTGAACGCACAGCCAAGTGCAGAAGAGCTCTCAAAAATTGCTGATTCCGTGAACCTACCACTGGATGTAGTGAAAAAGTGGTTTGAAAAGATGCAAGCAGGACAGATCTCAGTGCAGTCTTCTGAACCATCTTCCCCAGAACCAGGCAAAGCCAACACCCCTGCCAAGAGCGACGATCAGCCTCAGGCTGCAGATGCAGATGAAGCCcaggacagcacagggaaccgcCAGAGCCCTCTGAAGAGAGCTAGCTCTCCCGTCTTACCAGGGGGCTCGGCCGTCAATGGTTCCAGAAGCAgcgcctcctccccttcccccctgAACCTCTCTTCCTCCAGAAGCGCACAGGGTTACTCGTACCCGACAGAAGGGGCGCAGGAAGAGCCGCAGGTCGAACCTCTTGATCTCTCACTACCAAAGCAGCAGGGCGAGTTATTGGAAAGGCCAACTATCACTAGTGTTTACCAGAACAGTGTTTATTCTGTCCAGGAAGAACCCTTGAACTTGTCTTGTGCAAAAAAGGAGCCACAAAAGGACAGTTGTGTTACAGACTCAGAACCAGTTGTAAATGTAATCCCACCAAGTGCCAACCCCATAAATATTGCTATTCCTACCGTCACTGCCCAGTTACCCACGATCGTGGCCATCGCTGACCAGAACAGCGTTCCGTGCTTGCGAGCACTGGCTGCCAACAAGCAGACCATCCTGATCCCCCAGGTCGCCTACACATACTCGACCGCAGTCAGCCCAGCGGTCCAGGAAACACCCTTGAAGGTGATCCAGCCCAATGGAAAtcag GATGAAAGGCAAGACACTAGCTCAGAAGGAGTATCCAACGTAGAGGATCAGAACGACTCCGATTCCAcgccccccaaaaagaaaatgcGGAAAACAGAAAACGGAATGTATGCTTGTGATTTGTGTGATAAGATATTTCAAAAGAGTAGCTCACTGTTGAGACATAAATACGAACACACAG GTAAAAGGCCCCACGAGTGTGGCATCTGCAAAAAGGCGTTTAAACACAAGCATCACCTGATCGAGCACATGCGCCTGCACTCCGGGGAGAAGCCCTACCAGTGCGACAAGTGCGGGAAGCGCTTCTCCCACTCGGGCTCCTACTCCCAACACATGAACCACCGCTACTCCTACTGCAAGAGGGAGGCCGAGGAGCGGGAGCCCCCCGAGCCGGGGGCCGCGGGCCCGGGGGTCCCGCCCGAGCAGCACGCGGGGCAGGGCGACTCGGATGAGAGGGAGAGCTCGACGCGGGAGGAGGACGAGGACAGCgacaaggaggaggaagaggaggaggaggagcgggagctggaggagctggaggaggagaagggaagtggAGCGGCGCGAGGGccggaggaggtggaggaggaggtggaggacgGGGAGGAGGAGATGGACGATGAGGAGGACGAGGACGAGGAGGCGGAGGATGAAGGGGAGAGAGCAGAAACGGAaggtgtggggcagggggtgggggctggaagcCAAGCCCACAGCTTAGAACACAAAGTCAGTGAGGGCAGCGAGCAGGTGTCcgaagagaaaacaaatgaagcCTAA
- the ZEB1 gene encoding zinc finger E-box-binding homeobox 1 isoform X5, with product MADGPRCKRRKQANPRRNNVTNYNTVVETNSDSDDEDKLHIVEEESITDAADCEGGVPDDDLPSDQTVLPGSSAREGSAKSCWEDDAGKEGQEILGPEARADEVGCAGTPDAFSQLLTCPYCDRGYKRFTSLKEHIKYRHEKNEDNFSCSLCSYTFAYRTQLERHMTSHKSGREQRHVTQSGGNRKFKCTECGKAFKYKHHLKEHLRIHSGEKPYECPNCKKRFSHSGSYSSHISSKKCISLMPVNGRPRTGLKTSQCSSPSLSASPGSPTRPQMRQKIENKPLQEQLPVNQIKTEPVDYEFKPIVVASGINCSAPLQNGVFSGGGPLQATSSPQGVVQAVVLPTVGLVSPISINLSDIQNVLKVAVDGNVIRQVLENNQANLASKEQETINASSIQQGGHSVISAISLPLVDQDGTTKIIINYSLEQPSQLQVVPQNLKKETPVPTNNCKSEKLPEDLTVKSEKDKSFEGGGNDSTCLLCDDCPGDINALPELKHYDLKQPAQPPPPPTPEAAKPEASAPSGSGDGSLSPSQPPLKNLLSLLKAYYALNAQPSAEELSKIADSVNLPLDVVKKWFEKMQAGQISVQSSEPSSPEPGKANTPAKSDDQPQAADADEAQDSTGNRQSPLKRASSPVLPGGSAVNGSRSSASSPSPLNLSSSRSAQGYSYPTEGAQEEPQVEPLDLSLPKQQGELLERPTITSVYQNSVYSVQEEPLNLSCAKKEPQKDSCVTDSEPVVNVIPPSANPINIAIPTVTAQLPTIVAIADQNSVPCLRALAANKQTILIPQVAYTYSTAVSPAVQETPLKVIQPNGNQDERQDTSSEGVSNVEDQNDSDSTPPKKKMRKTENGMYACDLCDKIFQKSSSLLRHKYEHTGKRPHECGICKKAFKHKHHLIEHMRLHSGEKPYQCDKCGKRFSHSGSYSQHMNHRYSYCKREAEEREPPEPGAAGPGVPPEQHAGQGDSDERESSTREEDEDSDKEEEEEEEERELEELEEEKGSGAARGPEEVEEEVEDGEEEMDDEEDEDEEAEDEGERAETEGVGQGVGAGSQAHSLEHKVSEGSEQVSEEKTNEA from the exons GAACACCAGATGCATTTTCCCAGTTGCTCACCTGTCCGTATTGTGACAGAGGATATAAACGCTTTACCTCTCTGAAAGAACACATTAAGTATCGCCACGAGAAGAATGAAGACAACTTCAGCTGCTCCCTGTGCAGCTACACGTTTGCATACAGAACCCAGCTCGAGCGCCACATGACCTCCCACAAATCAGGACGAGAGCAG AGACATGTGACGCAGTCTGGGGGTAATCGTAAATTCAAGTGCACTGAATGTGGAAAAGCTTTCAAATACAAACACCATCTAAAAGAGCACTTAAGAATCCACAGtg gagAGAAGCCATATGAATGCCCAAACTGCAAGAAACGTTTTTCCCATTCTGGTTCCTACAGCTCACACATAAGCAGTAAGAAATGTATCAGCCTGATGCCTGTGAACGGGCGGCCAAGAACAGGGCTCAAGACCTCGCAGTGTTCCTCACCCTCCCTCTCGGCCTCTCCAGGCAGTCCCACGCGACCACAGATGCGGCAGAAGATAGAGAACAAGCCCCTTCAAGAGCAACTTCCCGTAAACCAGATTAAAACTGAACCTGTGGATTATGAGTTCAAACCCATAGTGGTTGCTTCAGGAATCAACTGTTCAGCCCCTCTACAGAACGGGGTTTTCAGTGGTGGTGGCCCCTTACAGGCAACCAGTTCTCCTCAGGGTGTGGTGCAGGCCGTTGTTCTGCCAACGGTGGGTTTGGTGTCCCCCATCAGCATCAATTTAAGTGATATTCAGAATGTACTTAAAGTGGCGGTAGATGGTAATGTCATCAGGCAAGTTTTGGAGAATAATCAAGCCAATCTTGCATCCAAAGAACAAGAAACAATCAATGCTTCATCCATCCAGCAAGGCGGCCATTCTGTTATTTCAGCCATCAGTCTTCCTCTGGTTGATCAAGATGGAACAACCAAAATCATCATTAACTACAGTCTTGAACAACCTAGCCAACTTCAAGTTGTTCCtcagaatttgaaaaaagaaacccCAGTCCCTACCAACAATTGCAAAAGTGAAAAGTTACCAGAAGATCTTACTGTTAAGTCTGAGAAGGACAAAAGCTTTGAAGGGGGAGGGAATGACAGCACTTGCCTCCTGTGTGACGACTGTCCCGGGGACATCAATGCACTTCCAGAGCTAAAGCACTATGACCTGAAGCAGCCCGCCCagccccctccgccccccaccccagaagcTGCCAAGCCCGAGGCCTCCGCTCCATCGGGGTCCGGAGATGGCAGTTTGTCTCCCAGTCAGCCACCTTTAAAGAACCTCTTGTCTCTTCTGAAAGCATATTATGCTTTGAACGCACAGCCAAGTGCAGAAGAGCTCTCAAAAATTGCTGATTCCGTGAACCTACCACTGGATGTAGTGAAAAAGTGGTTTGAAAAGATGCAAGCAGGACAGATCTCAGTGCAGTCTTCTGAACCATCTTCCCCAGAACCAGGCAAAGCCAACACCCCTGCCAAGAGCGACGATCAGCCTCAGGCTGCAGATGCAGATGAAGCCcaggacagcacagggaaccgcCAGAGCCCTCTGAAGAGAGCTAGCTCTCCCGTCTTACCAGGGGGCTCGGCCGTCAATGGTTCCAGAAGCAgcgcctcctccccttcccccctgAACCTCTCTTCCTCCAGAAGCGCACAGGGTTACTCGTACCCGACAGAAGGGGCGCAGGAAGAGCCGCAGGTCGAACCTCTTGATCTCTCACTACCAAAGCAGCAGGGCGAGTTATTGGAAAGGCCAACTATCACTAGTGTTTACCAGAACAGTGTTTATTCTGTCCAGGAAGAACCCTTGAACTTGTCTTGTGCAAAAAAGGAGCCACAAAAGGACAGTTGTGTTACAGACTCAGAACCAGTTGTAAATGTAATCCCACCAAGTGCCAACCCCATAAATATTGCTATTCCTACCGTCACTGCCCAGTTACCCACGATCGTGGCCATCGCTGACCAGAACAGCGTTCCGTGCTTGCGAGCACTGGCTGCCAACAAGCAGACCATCCTGATCCCCCAGGTCGCCTACACATACTCGACCGCAGTCAGCCCAGCGGTCCAGGAAACACCCTTGAAGGTGATCCAGCCCAATGGAAAtcag GATGAAAGGCAAGACACTAGCTCAGAAGGAGTATCCAACGTAGAGGATCAGAACGACTCCGATTCCAcgccccccaaaaagaaaatgcGGAAAACAGAAAACGGAATGTATGCTTGTGATTTGTGTGATAAGATATTTCAAAAGAGTAGCTCACTGTTGAGACATAAATACGAACACACAG GTAAAAGGCCCCACGAGTGTGGCATCTGCAAAAAGGCGTTTAAACACAAGCATCACCTGATCGAGCACATGCGCCTGCACTCCGGGGAGAAGCCCTACCAGTGCGACAAGTGCGGGAAGCGCTTCTCCCACTCGGGCTCCTACTCCCAACACATGAACCACCGCTACTCCTACTGCAAGAGGGAGGCCGAGGAGCGGGAGCCCCCCGAGCCGGGGGCCGCGGGCCCGGGGGTCCCGCCCGAGCAGCACGCGGGGCAGGGCGACTCGGATGAGAGGGAGAGCTCGACGCGGGAGGAGGACGAGGACAGCgacaaggaggaggaagaggaggaggaggagcgggagctggaggagctggaggaggagaagggaagtggAGCGGCGCGAGGGccggaggaggtggaggaggaggtggaggacgGGGAGGAGGAGATGGACGATGAGGAGGACGAGGACGAGGAGGCGGAGGATGAAGGGGAGAGAGCAGAAACGGAaggtgtggggcagggggtgggggctggaagcCAAGCCCACAGCTTAGAACACAAAGTCAGTGAGGGCAGCGAGCAGGTGTCcgaagagaaaacaaatgaagcCTAA
- the ZEB1 gene encoding zinc finger E-box-binding homeobox 1 isoform X3 encodes MKVTNYNTVVETNSDSDDEDKLHIVEEESITDAADCEGGVPDDDLPSDQTVLPGSSAREGSAKSCWEDDAGKEGQEILGPEARADEVGCAVKDDECDSDAENEQNHDPNVEEFLQQQDTAVIYPEAPEDDQRQGTPEASGHDENGTPDAFSQLLTCPYCDRGYKRFTSLKEHIKYRHEKNEDNFSCSLCSYTFAYRTQLERHMTSHKSGREQRHVTQSGGNRKFKCTECGKAFKYKHHLKEHLRIHSGEKPYECPNCKKRFSHSGSYSSHISSKKCISLMPVNGRPRTGLKTSQCSSPSLSASPGSPTRPQMRQKIENKPLQEQLPVNQIKTEPVDYEFKPIVVASGINCSAPLQNGVFSGGGPLQATSSPQGVVQAVVLPTVGLVSPISINLSDIQNVLKVAVDGNVIRQVLENNQANLASKEQETINASSIQQGGHSVISAISLPLVDQDGTTKIIINYSLEQPSQLQVVPQNLKKETPVPTNNCKSEKLPEDLTVKSEKDKSFEGGGNDSTCLLCDDCPGDINALPELKHYDLKQPAQPPPPPTPEAAKPEASAPSGSGDGSLSPSQPPLKNLLSLLKAYYALNAQPSAEELSKIADSVNLPLDVVKKWFEKMQAGQISVQSSEPSSPEPGKANTPAKSDDQPQAADADEAQDSTGNRQSPLKRASSPVLPGGSAVNGSRSSASSPSPLNLSSSRSAQGYSYPTEGAQEEPQVEPLDLSLPKQQGELLERPTITSVYQNSVYSVQEEPLNLSCAKKEPQKDSCVTDSEPVVNVIPPSANPINIAIPTVTAQLPTIVAIADQNSVPCLRALAANKQTILIPQVAYTYSTAVSPAVQETPLKVIQPNGNQDERQDTSSEGVSNVEDQNDSDSTPPKKKMRKTENGMYACDLCDKIFQKSSSLLRHKYEHTGKRPHECGICKKAFKHKHHLIEHMRLHSGEKPYQCDKCGKRFSHSGSYSQHMNHRYSYCKREAEEREPPEPGAAGPGVPPEQHAGQGDSDERESSTREEDEDSDKEEEEEEEERELEELEEEKGSGAARGPEEVEEEVEDGEEEMDDEEDEDEEAEDEGERAETEGVGQGVGAGSQAHSLEHKVSEGSEQVSEEKTNEA; translated from the exons TAAAAGATGATGAATGCGACTCAGAtgcagaaaatgaacaaaaccatGATCCTAACGTTGAAGAGTTCCTGCAACAACAAGATACTGCAGTCATCTACCCAGAGGCACCTGAGGACGACCAGAGGCAGGGCACGCCGGAGGCCAGCGGGCATGACGAAAACG GAACACCAGATGCATTTTCCCAGTTGCTCACCTGTCCGTATTGTGACAGAGGATATAAACGCTTTACCTCTCTGAAAGAACACATTAAGTATCGCCACGAGAAGAATGAAGACAACTTCAGCTGCTCCCTGTGCAGCTACACGTTTGCATACAGAACCCAGCTCGAGCGCCACATGACCTCCCACAAATCAGGACGAGAGCAG AGACATGTGACGCAGTCTGGGGGTAATCGTAAATTCAAGTGCACTGAATGTGGAAAAGCTTTCAAATACAAACACCATCTAAAAGAGCACTTAAGAATCCACAGtg gagAGAAGCCATATGAATGCCCAAACTGCAAGAAACGTTTTTCCCATTCTGGTTCCTACAGCTCACACATAAGCAGTAAGAAATGTATCAGCCTGATGCCTGTGAACGGGCGGCCAAGAACAGGGCTCAAGACCTCGCAGTGTTCCTCACCCTCCCTCTCGGCCTCTCCAGGCAGTCCCACGCGACCACAGATGCGGCAGAAGATAGAGAACAAGCCCCTTCAAGAGCAACTTCCCGTAAACCAGATTAAAACTGAACCTGTGGATTATGAGTTCAAACCCATAGTGGTTGCTTCAGGAATCAACTGTTCAGCCCCTCTACAGAACGGGGTTTTCAGTGGTGGTGGCCCCTTACAGGCAACCAGTTCTCCTCAGGGTGTGGTGCAGGCCGTTGTTCTGCCAACGGTGGGTTTGGTGTCCCCCATCAGCATCAATTTAAGTGATATTCAGAATGTACTTAAAGTGGCGGTAGATGGTAATGTCATCAGGCAAGTTTTGGAGAATAATCAAGCCAATCTTGCATCCAAAGAACAAGAAACAATCAATGCTTCATCCATCCAGCAAGGCGGCCATTCTGTTATTTCAGCCATCAGTCTTCCTCTGGTTGATCAAGATGGAACAACCAAAATCATCATTAACTACAGTCTTGAACAACCTAGCCAACTTCAAGTTGTTCCtcagaatttgaaaaaagaaacccCAGTCCCTACCAACAATTGCAAAAGTGAAAAGTTACCAGAAGATCTTACTGTTAAGTCTGAGAAGGACAAAAGCTTTGAAGGGGGAGGGAATGACAGCACTTGCCTCCTGTGTGACGACTGTCCCGGGGACATCAATGCACTTCCAGAGCTAAAGCACTATGACCTGAAGCAGCCCGCCCagccccctccgccccccaccccagaagcTGCCAAGCCCGAGGCCTCCGCTCCATCGGGGTCCGGAGATGGCAGTTTGTCTCCCAGTCAGCCACCTTTAAAGAACCTCTTGTCTCTTCTGAAAGCATATTATGCTTTGAACGCACAGCCAAGTGCAGAAGAGCTCTCAAAAATTGCTGATTCCGTGAACCTACCACTGGATGTAGTGAAAAAGTGGTTTGAAAAGATGCAAGCAGGACAGATCTCAGTGCAGTCTTCTGAACCATCTTCCCCAGAACCAGGCAAAGCCAACACCCCTGCCAAGAGCGACGATCAGCCTCAGGCTGCAGATGCAGATGAAGCCcaggacagcacagggaaccgcCAGAGCCCTCTGAAGAGAGCTAGCTCTCCCGTCTTACCAGGGGGCTCGGCCGTCAATGGTTCCAGAAGCAgcgcctcctccccttcccccctgAACCTCTCTTCCTCCAGAAGCGCACAGGGTTACTCGTACCCGACAGAAGGGGCGCAGGAAGAGCCGCAGGTCGAACCTCTTGATCTCTCACTACCAAAGCAGCAGGGCGAGTTATTGGAAAGGCCAACTATCACTAGTGTTTACCAGAACAGTGTTTATTCTGTCCAGGAAGAACCCTTGAACTTGTCTTGTGCAAAAAAGGAGCCACAAAAGGACAGTTGTGTTACAGACTCAGAACCAGTTGTAAATGTAATCCCACCAAGTGCCAACCCCATAAATATTGCTATTCCTACCGTCACTGCCCAGTTACCCACGATCGTGGCCATCGCTGACCAGAACAGCGTTCCGTGCTTGCGAGCACTGGCTGCCAACAAGCAGACCATCCTGATCCCCCAGGTCGCCTACACATACTCGACCGCAGTCAGCCCAGCGGTCCAGGAAACACCCTTGAAGGTGATCCAGCCCAATGGAAAtcag GATGAAAGGCAAGACACTAGCTCAGAAGGAGTATCCAACGTAGAGGATCAGAACGACTCCGATTCCAcgccccccaaaaagaaaatgcGGAAAACAGAAAACGGAATGTATGCTTGTGATTTGTGTGATAAGATATTTCAAAAGAGTAGCTCACTGTTGAGACATAAATACGAACACACAG GTAAAAGGCCCCACGAGTGTGGCATCTGCAAAAAGGCGTTTAAACACAAGCATCACCTGATCGAGCACATGCGCCTGCACTCCGGGGAGAAGCCCTACCAGTGCGACAAGTGCGGGAAGCGCTTCTCCCACTCGGGCTCCTACTCCCAACACATGAACCACCGCTACTCCTACTGCAAGAGGGAGGCCGAGGAGCGGGAGCCCCCCGAGCCGGGGGCCGCGGGCCCGGGGGTCCCGCCCGAGCAGCACGCGGGGCAGGGCGACTCGGATGAGAGGGAGAGCTCGACGCGGGAGGAGGACGAGGACAGCgacaaggaggaggaagaggaggaggaggagcgggagctggaggagctggaggaggagaagggaagtggAGCGGCGCGAGGGccggaggaggtggaggaggaggtggaggacgGGGAGGAGGAGATGGACGATGAGGAGGACGAGGACGAGGAGGCGGAGGATGAAGGGGAGAGAGCAGAAACGGAaggtgtggggcagggggtgggggctggaagcCAAGCCCACAGCTTAGAACACAAAGTCAGTGAGGGCAGCGAGCAGGTGTCcgaagagaaaacaaatgaagcCTAA